One stretch of Oncorhynchus clarkii lewisi isolate Uvic-CL-2024 chromosome 3, UVic_Ocla_1.0, whole genome shotgun sequence DNA includes these proteins:
- the LOC139405919 gene encoding uncharacterized protein isoform X1, with the protein MKGLHILIAIQTFGKLNGAESRELRDGRAATAVDTFSYVMETQHILVWRICLILALLPHLHQCLSVHFQNKDLLYVALGRDLVLQTQFQIKPTEKIVMVIWDYKTEKGQGQVRLADHQDSPGNPIDQKGALFRVENISSSNYGVYIITVTNQMGNEEAAKILVRESVAAPVASLSLQCEVANDRAQWDSPVVSWLVDGVEVSNQTANLSADGRNLYMSGMKGHNYTCVVNSSLGTSVTHYITDSPTPSQSNQSCETWCVVILATIVIIIIIIIVILMKCGCLSWRCKQRRTNGII; encoded by the exons ATGAAAGGTTTGCATATTTTGATAGCGATTCAAACCTTCGGTAAACTAAATGGCGCAGAGTCAAGAGAGTTAAGAGACGGAAGAGCAGCTACTGCTGTGGATACATTCTCTT ATGTGATGGAAACACAGCACATCCTGGTCTGGCGTATTTGTCTGATCCTGGCCCTct TGCCGCACCTCCACCAGTGCCTGTCAGTGCATTTCCAGAACAAGGATCTCCTTTATGTGGCTCTGGGGAGAGACCTGGTCCTGCAGACCCAGTTCCAGATTAAACCAACAGAGAAGATCGTCATGGTGATTTGGGACTACAAGACTGAGAAGGGTCAGGGACAGGTCAGGCTGGCCGATCACCAAGATTCACCTGGCAATCCAATAGACCAGAAGGGGGCCTTATTTAGGGTGGAGAATATAAGTTCATCTAACTATGGAGTCTACATCATCACTGTGACTAACCAGATGGGGAACGAGGAAGCAGCAAAGATACTTGTTAGAGAGAGTG TTGCTGCTCCTGTGGCGTCTCTGTCCCTCCAGTGTGAGGTGGCTAATGACAGGGCACAGTGGGACAGCCCAGTGGTTTCCTGGTTGGTGGATGGGGTAGAGGTCTCCAATCAGACAGCCAATCTCTCTGCAGATGGCAGGAACCTATACATGTCTGGAATGAAGGGCCACAACTACACATGTGTGGTCAACAGCAGCCTGGGGACTAGTGTTACACACTACATCACTG ATTCTCCTACACCATCCCAAAGTAACCAATCCTGTGAGACTTGGTGTGTTGTAATATTGGCcaccatcgtcatcatcatcatcatcatcatagtgATTCTAATGAAATGTGGATGTCTCTCCTG GAGATGCAAACAGCGGAGGACGAATGGGATTATATGA
- the LOC139405919 gene encoding uncharacterized protein isoform X2 → METQHILVWRICLILALLPHLHQCLSVHFQNKDLLYVALGRDLVLQTQFQIKPTEKIVMVIWDYKTEKGQGQVRLADHQDSPGNPIDQKGALFRVENISSSNYGVYIITVTNQMGNEEAAKILVRESVAAPVASLSLQCEVANDRAQWDSPVVSWLVDGVEVSNQTANLSADGRNLYMSGMKGHNYTCVVNSSLGTSVTHYITDSPTPSQSNQSCETWCVVILATIVIIIIIIIVILMKCGCLSWRCKQRRTNGII, encoded by the exons ATGGAAACACAGCACATCCTGGTCTGGCGTATTTGTCTGATCCTGGCCCTct TGCCGCACCTCCACCAGTGCCTGTCAGTGCATTTCCAGAACAAGGATCTCCTTTATGTGGCTCTGGGGAGAGACCTGGTCCTGCAGACCCAGTTCCAGATTAAACCAACAGAGAAGATCGTCATGGTGATTTGGGACTACAAGACTGAGAAGGGTCAGGGACAGGTCAGGCTGGCCGATCACCAAGATTCACCTGGCAATCCAATAGACCAGAAGGGGGCCTTATTTAGGGTGGAGAATATAAGTTCATCTAACTATGGAGTCTACATCATCACTGTGACTAACCAGATGGGGAACGAGGAAGCAGCAAAGATACTTGTTAGAGAGAGTG TTGCTGCTCCTGTGGCGTCTCTGTCCCTCCAGTGTGAGGTGGCTAATGACAGGGCACAGTGGGACAGCCCAGTGGTTTCCTGGTTGGTGGATGGGGTAGAGGTCTCCAATCAGACAGCCAATCTCTCTGCAGATGGCAGGAACCTATACATGTCTGGAATGAAGGGCCACAACTACACATGTGTGGTCAACAGCAGCCTGGGGACTAGTGTTACACACTACATCACTG ATTCTCCTACACCATCCCAAAGTAACCAATCCTGTGAGACTTGGTGTGTTGTAATATTGGCcaccatcgtcatcatcatcatcatcatcatagtgATTCTAATGAAATGTGGATGTCTCTCCTG GAGATGCAAACAGCGGAGGACGAATGGGATTATATGA
- the LOC139393335 gene encoding uncharacterized protein isoform X2, with protein MRLQHCLSWSLSLLPLLLLSCGYQCVSVHFQTPQPVNVLPAGRLVLQVQIDRGPKEKISMITWEREPENAKTPGNPGKVTLITFPGQEKRLDGRLSLEEQGSILKLEGFGVADSGVYIVTVTDQAGVKTSGQCTVKEYEAVHHPSVRVNVSHSSLFCVETWGTDLKFSWLHERAAITDAVGHVSPDGKTLVVSSTPICGHFTCMVSNKLGHSSATYTAEPCEREGKRTTVAVVSLIILLVCGAALAFLLWRRHRRYSNRGERLQEHFEDNL; from the exons aTGAGGCTGCAACACTGTCTCTCCTGGAGCCTCTCTCTGCTACCTCTGCTCTTGT TGTCTTGTGGGTACCAGTGCGTGTCGGTCCACTTCCAGACCCCGCAGCCGGTCAATGTTCTCCCAGCCGGACGTCTAGTTCTCCAGGTCCAGATCGACCGCGGTCCCAAAGAAAAGATCTCCATGATAACCTGGGAGCGGGAGCCAGAGAACGCAAAGACTCCAGGGAATCCTGGGAAGGTGACGTTGATTACGTTCCCCGGTCAAGAAAAACGCTTGGACGGGCGTCTGAGTTTGGAGGAGCAGGGGTCAATACTGAAGCTGGAGGGCTTTGGCGTGGCAGACAGCGGGGTGTACATCGTGACCGTCACTGACCAGGCTGGCGTCAAGACCTCTGGACAGTGTACCGTCAAGGAGTACG AGGCTGTGCACCACCCCTCAGTGAGAGTGAACGTGTCCCACTCCTCCCTGTTCTGTGTGGAGACCTGGGGGACAGACCTTAAATTCAGCTGGCTCCACGAGCGGGCAGCCATAACCGATGCTGTGGGACACGTTTCGCCTGATGGGAAGACCCTCGTCGTCTCCTCCACCCCCATCTGTGGTCACTTCACCTGCATGGTGAGCAACAAACTTGGCCACAGCTCTGCCACCTACACAGCAG agccgtgtgagagagagggcaagaggaCCACGGTGGCGGTGGTCTCTCTCATCATCTTGCTGGTCTGTGGAGCAGCGCTCGCTTTTCTACTGTGGAG
- the LOC139393335 gene encoding uncharacterized protein isoform X1, which produces MRLQHCLSWSLSLLPLLLLSCGYQCVSVHFQTPQPVNVLPAGRLVLQVQIDRGPKEKISMITWEREPENAKTPGNPGKVTLITFPGQEKRLDGRLSLEEQGSILKLEGFGVADSGVYIVTVTDQAGVKTSGQCTVKEYEAVHHPSVRVNVSHSSLFCVETWGTDLKFSWLHERAAITDAVGHVSPDGKTLVVSSTPICGHFTCMVSNKLGHSSATYTAEPCEREGKRTTVAVVSLIILLVCGAALAFLLWRVCWFLFRRHRRYSNRGERLQEHFEDNL; this is translated from the exons aTGAGGCTGCAACACTGTCTCTCCTGGAGCCTCTCTCTGCTACCTCTGCTCTTGT TGTCTTGTGGGTACCAGTGCGTGTCGGTCCACTTCCAGACCCCGCAGCCGGTCAATGTTCTCCCAGCCGGACGTCTAGTTCTCCAGGTCCAGATCGACCGCGGTCCCAAAGAAAAGATCTCCATGATAACCTGGGAGCGGGAGCCAGAGAACGCAAAGACTCCAGGGAATCCTGGGAAGGTGACGTTGATTACGTTCCCCGGTCAAGAAAAACGCTTGGACGGGCGTCTGAGTTTGGAGGAGCAGGGGTCAATACTGAAGCTGGAGGGCTTTGGCGTGGCAGACAGCGGGGTGTACATCGTGACCGTCACTGACCAGGCTGGCGTCAAGACCTCTGGACAGTGTACCGTCAAGGAGTACG AGGCTGTGCACCACCCCTCAGTGAGAGTGAACGTGTCCCACTCCTCCCTGTTCTGTGTGGAGACCTGGGGGACAGACCTTAAATTCAGCTGGCTCCACGAGCGGGCAGCCATAACCGATGCTGTGGGACACGTTTCGCCTGATGGGAAGACCCTCGTCGTCTCCTCCACCCCCATCTGTGGTCACTTCACCTGCATGGTGAGCAACAAACTTGGCCACAGCTCTGCCACCTACACAGCAG agccgtgtgagagagagggcaagaggaCCACGGTGGCGGTGGTCTCTCTCATCATCTTGCTGGTCTGTGGAGCAGCGCTCGCTTTTCTACTGTGGAG